The Fervidicoccus fontis Kam940 DNA window CTCTAGAAAAAGATGCCCGCAGTCCTGAAATGCTTATCGATGAACCAGCTTCGAAAAAGAAAAGTACCAAACCTATTTCTCTCAATGCATCTGTATAACTGAAGTCAACAGAAATATGAAAATGCAAAGCGATATACGCTATAATAATTCCTCCAAAAATATAACCGAGGATCCTTCCAAAGCCAAATCTCTGAAAAGTTGAAGCTATGAATCCACTGACTGTCAGCAAAATCAGCACTGATAGCAAAGGATCCAATAGGCTTCCCTCATATAAAAACAAAAGTATTAAAATAAAAAAACTTTATCTATTAAATTGAATTCAAGCCTCGATCTTTCTCTTCTTTACTGCCCTATCAAAGACAAGCCAGTTGTTGTACCACTCCTCATTTTCCTTTTTTAAAAGCTCAAGAACCTCCTTCATTAAGTCCTTTGTCGCTATCTCGCTTACCCCTCTTTCAAGCAATCTGCCTTCAATTATTTTTGCTATTTTTCTAGCAACCTCAGGTGTCGCTCCAGTTTTTACAAGACTGACAATTATTTTTTCTGGCATGAACTCTTCTTTTTCTCCATTTCTTTTTAAAACTGAAATATTCATTATTCCACCATAAAGTTCTGTCTATAAAATATTAATGGATAACATAATAATAAGTTTTTAAAA harbors:
- a CDS encoding ATP cone domain-containing protein, whose protein sequence is MNISVLKRNGEKEEFMPEKIIVSLVKTGATPEVARKIAKIIEGRLLERGVSEIATKDLMKEVLELLKKENEEWYNNWLVFDRAVKKRKIEA